gaggggagtgtgtgtgcatggtaaGCCTTTGTGGatgtacattaccagtcaaaagtttggacacacctactcattcatgggtttttctttatttttactattttctacattgtacaataatagtgaagacatcaaaaggatgaaataacacacatggaatcatgtagtaaccaaaaaagtgataaacaaatcaaaatacattttatatttgagattcttcaaatagccaccctttgccttgatgacagctttgcacactcttggcattctctcaaccagcttcacctggaatgcttttccaacagtcttgaaggagtcccCAAATAAGTTGAGCAGTTGTTGGCTGCTttaccttcactctgccatccgactcatctcaattgggttgaggtcgggggattgttgaagccaggtcatctgatgcagcactccatcactctccttcttggtaaaatagcccttacacagcctggaggtgtgttgggtcattgtcctgttgaaaaacaaatgatagtcccactaagcccaaaccagatgggatggcatatcactgcagaatgctgtggtagccatgttgtttaagtgtgccttgaattctaaataaatcacagatagtgtcaccagcaaaagcacccccacaccataatacactcctccttcatgctttatgGTGAGAtcaatccgttcacccacaccgcatctcacaaagacacggcggtttgaaccaaaaatctccaatttggactccagaccaaaggacaaatttccaccggtctaatgtccattgttcgtgtttcttggcccaagcaggtctcttcgtcttattggtgtgctttagtagtggtttctttgcagcaattccaccatgaaggcctgattcacatagtcccctctaaacagttgatgttgaaatgtgtctgttacttgaactctgtgaagcatttatttgggctgcaatttctgaggcaggtaactctaatgaacttatcctctgcagcagagggaactctgggtcttccattcctgtggcggtcctcatgagagccagtttcatctgagcgcttgatggtttttgtgactgcacttgaagaaacttccaaagttcttgaaatgttccatattgactgaccttcatgtcttaaagtaatgatggactgtcgtttctcttttgcttatttgagctgttcttgccataatatggacttggtctatcttctgtataccccacctaccttgtcacaacacaactgattggctcaaacgcattaagaaggaaagaaattccacaaatgaactttcaagaaggcacacctgttaattgaaatgcattccaggtgactacctcatgaagctggttgagagaatgccaagagtgtgcaaagctgtcatcaaggaaaaggggtggctatttgaagaatctcaaatataaaatatattttgatttgtttaacacttttctggttactacatgattccacatgtgttatttcatagttttgatgtcttcagtattattctacaatgtaaaaaaattctataaatacagtaaagtgcttgaatgagtaggtgtgtccaaactttcgactggtagtgtaggctatgtgtgcttGTGTATCTTTGTAGATGTGTGTCagcatgtgtgtttgtatgcctGCAAGTTCTTCAGGGGACTGAAAGGTGTTAATGAAGAAGAAATGCCCATTCCATTTGATGACCGTCTACGGTTCCAGACATTTTGCTCCCTTACTTGTTTCCAGACCCCTGTCTCACCTCCCCCGGTCACGCATCCCTGCTGCTAACGAAGAACTTGGGGGCTGGGTCCCATTGGATGTGAAGGCTTTGACGGAAAGGGGAGGCTTGACGGGGGAGAGCAGGCACACAGGAGCAGGGGGCAGCGGGTCGACAGGGCCTGTCGGCCAGCTTTAGCGTGATGTGTTGCTGCCTAGCGGGAGCTGGCTGCCTCGTTATCTCATCTCTTGTCAGGTTGAAGAACGTGTCCGAGTGGCCTGGGAAGGAGGAAGACGATATATTGTTGCTTGTCAGTGGCAACTATTGTTTTTTTGTGAGGTGTGATTAGCAGCCATTGCTTTTTGAGAAAAgtaagtgtgtatatatatatatatatatatatacagtgggggaaaaaagtatttagtcagccaccaattgtgcaagttctcccacttaaaaagatgagagaggcctgtaattttcatcataggtacacgtcaactatgacagacaaactgagagaaaaaaatccagaaaatcacattgtaggattgtttatgaatttatttgcaaattatggtggaaaataagtatttggtcacctacaaacaagcaagatatctggctctcacagacctgtaacttcttctttaagaggctcctctgtcctccacttgttacctatattaatggcatctgtttgaacttgttatcagtataaaagacacctgtccacaacctcaaacagtcacactccaaactccactatggccaagaccaaagagctgtcaaaggacaccagaaacaaaattgtagacctccaccaggctgggaagactgaatctgcaataggtaatcagcttggtttgaagaaatcaactgtgggagcaattattaggaaatggaagacatacaagaccactgataatctccctcgatctggggctccatgcaagatctcacaaatgatcacaagaacggtgagcaaaaatcccagaaccacacggggggacctagtgaatgacctgcagagagctgggaccaaagtaacaaagcctaccatcagtaacacactacgccgccagggactcaaatcctgcagtgccagacgtgtccccctgcttaagccagtacatgtccaggcccgtctgaagtttgctagagtgcatttggatgatccagaagaggattgggagaatgtcatatggtcagatgaaaccaaaatataactttttggtaaaaactcaactcgtcgtgtttggaggacaaagaatgttgagttgtattcaaagaacacattttacattttagtcatttagcagatgctcttatccagagtgacttacagttagtgaatacatatatatatatatatatatttttttttatactggccccccatgggaatcgaacccacaaccctggcgttgcaaacgccatgctctatcaactgagctacatccctgccagccattccctcccctaccctggacgacgctgggccaattgtgcgccgcccaacaccatacctactgtgaagcatgtgggtggaaacatcatgctttagggctgtttttctgcaaagggaccaggacgactgatccgtgtaaaggaaagaatgaatggggccatgtatcgtgagatttttgagtgaaaacctccttccatcagcaagggcattgaagatgaaacgtggctgggtctttcagcatgacaatgatcccaaacacaccgcccgggcaacgaaggagtggcttcgtaagaagcatttcaaggtcctggagtggcctagccagtctccagatctcaacaccatagaaaatctttggagggagttgaaagtctgtgacagccccaaaacatcactgctctagaggagatctgcatggaggaatgggccaaaataccagcaacagtgtgtggaaaccttgtgaagacttacagaaaacgtttgacctgtgtcattgccaacaaagggtatataacaaagtattgagaaacttttgttattgaccaaatacttattttccaccataatttgcaaataaattcataaaaaatcctacaatgtgattttctgtaaaaaaaaatctcatattgtctgtcatagttgacgtgtacctatgatgaaaattacagccctctctcatctttttaagtgggagaacttgcacaattggtggctgactaaatacttttttcccccaatgtgtatgtgtatatatatatatatatatatatatatatattagggctgtcaaaaatagcgcgttaacgacgttaattatttgtttgctgttaattacgtcaatttttttaacgcatttcacgcatgcgcagtgtgacaaattattcaggtcaggaaagtggttgggagctagaggcgagatggagcaaggtgagcaaagtgggcctattgacggattcaaatataaaaagaatgatgatggtacagttaacaagtacaaggttatttgcaagatttgtaagaaggagtttcaatttcaccggagctgttcaagcttgaagtaccatgtcaacgccaaacatgcgtttgctgggccgtcagattcagcaagtggtttgcgccagaccacgctgaatgtttgcaggcaattaacaaaatcaacctcagataatttgaccaacacaatagcaaaatggattgcaaaggattgtagatcattagcattgtagaagactcaggtttccttgatgttttgcaagtggcgtctcaagactcattctataagccaccgtcaagagccacagttatgaagaaaatccacgagctctatgaaaacgaaaaagaaaaaaaggaaagaggtcttggctcaagtaaatcatatcgccctgacaggagaccattggacatcagtgagtaacaacaattacctcggagtaactgcacatttaatcagtgacacgtgggaactgaagtctttttgcgctgactatattaaaaactgaggAGCGTCATTTTGCGGAGGCTTGTAAAGAACAGTTCCTGTCTGTTGCACGTGAGTGGGACATCGAGGGCAAGACTACAACCATTGGGACTGACAGTGCACGCAACATGGTTGCCGCAATTCGACTTACACGCTATGAACACATGAACTGTGTCGCTCACATGGTGCAGAGAAGTGTCACAGTGAGTCTTGCTGACAGCGGCTTTGTAAATGCTTTGGCCAAGGCTCGCAAAGTTGTCGGTCATTTTAAGCACAGCCCAGCAAATGCTGCGGAGCTTCAAGCACAACAAGTCAGCCTGGGAAAGAAGCAAGAGCCATTGATCCAGGATGTTCCAACACGTTGGAATTCGACGCTGGAAATGGTCAAGCGCGTGAGCAGAAATAAAGAGGCTGTCATCGCAGCCCTGGACAATCAGGAGCACAAACTCGTTTTGCCGACCGCAGCAGAGTGGGATAAACTGCAGAGGCTGGAGACACTTTTAGAGCCATGCAGGTAAATCAGTCTGTAACTTATCAAATAACATCGCTTTGATTATTTTCTGGAATGAATTAAACCAAGTCAAATATCAATAACATGTAtctatgtaaaaaataatgatgatgataataataataataataataatatgttgataaccactgttctaataatacactgtctctgtgtgcatgtgtgtgtttgtgtgcgtaggtATGTAACTGAGCTCCTGGGTGGAGAGGCCTATGTCTCCTGTTCTGTGGTACTACCTTCTCTCTGCCACTTGCGTCTCAAGATGGAAGCCTGTGATGAGGACCCTGCATATGTGGTGAGATTCAAGACCAAGTTCAAGGAGGACCTAGCATcccgtcaagaacagctcaacaaTGCATGGCTCCAGATTGCTACAGTTTTGGATCCTCGTTTCAAAGACTTTGAAATGCCTGcccaagacagacagggaagaggtgtGGACCACACTTGAAGGGATGCTGCAACAAGAATCACCCAGAAGGTCTTCACAGACACATGATGATGGGCCACCCAGGAAGAAAATCAGCCTTCTGCAAATGGGCTCAGATTCAGAATCAGAAGATGAAGAGGTCCAACCTGCCATACAGAGGTACAGAGCAGAGCCCACCATTAAATTGGAGGACTGCCCCTTGAGGTGGTGGGCATCTCATTCAGGAGCCCATGAGAAGCTGGCCTCACTAGCTCACAAATATCTAGCCACTCCTGCAACCACTGTTCCCTGTGAACGACTTTTCTCAGTTGCAGGTCACATTGTGAACAAGAAAAGGTCAGCtttactttcagaaaatgtgaacaagttagtttgcctcagcaactggctgaaagatgatgaagctcagtagatttgaaaggtgatgttcaaacaaaagaccagtttcagtgcaacatgttatagtagttagcaactggatttttgagcaactggattaaagaatggaggaaaaggtaaaagattgttctttggtttgatttaaaagttttattgaaaatgtttttttccacagatgactcaaattgtgcaaaaatgtggtaggtcactgttatgatttgactacatttattgctttctgttcaattgaatactgtaaattgtacatcctggttaagaggaatgccaaagaggaagtgatggaacattacaaagacaaatattatggtgtgtagtatgtttcagcttgatttaaaacaccattatttggctgtgttaataaacagacataatatgaaaattatgtatctgtgtcctgttatttatcttttggtatgcatttcagaaaaaaaatggttaggattcaggtgtaattgcaaatagtgattaatcatgattaatccactgaaaattctgattaatttgattaaaatttttaatcatttgacagccctaatatatatatatatgtatatatgtcaTCAACCATAAGACTACCAACATTGAAAGTGCAAGCTCTGCTACTGCAAGGAGATTGAATGTTGTCCATTGCTGTATAATATGAGCACTAATAAATGTGATGTGGCCTACGATAAGCATTCCGATGTCGGCGCCGTTCATTGTTGGGAATAGTGGTGTGAAGTTTGGATCCATAACGTTCCGAAAAATCCCTACCCGAAaaacaatgtttatttttaattttttcacccacaaaattaaaatcacagtgcagttatcaaaaaaatatattattttccaTGTTAGGCCTATAGCCTAACTAGATGGtaggctataaaggcctggggAAACTTGTAAATGTAATTAAACCAGAGAGGCATGCATTTGCGAGGCATGCAAGTCAAGACATTGCGAGATACAGATTACCAAGACATTTCTTCTGCctgcgccctctctctccctcgagcTGGCTCGCCTGCTCTTGCTCTTTGCTAATGATGCtagtgtgtgttcagtcttcggtctgttgtgtgtagaatatcctagcctattcattgatgatatGCCCTGCTTTGCTGAAGTTGCAAGACATTGCAAGCCAAAAAATTGCAAGATACAGCATTCCATTGCGAGATACAGCTTTTGATAGGCGCAGTGCACTGCTCTGACTGTCTGCCTgaggctgacctgcctatactgtgcccctcccctctctctccatcccttgctAGCTCGCTATGAAATATGCAAGTGTTTGTGTTCTCAGAAGTATGGCAACTAATCAATCTCCTCCATGAAAAAATATTGAATCTTATAAGTCGATTCCAAGAGAAATCGAATCTTGACACTCAGAAATGGGAGTTGACTCCGGGAGTCTACGAATCAATTATTTTGGAGTTGACTCTCCACCACTACTTCATCTTCCTTAAGTTTGGAAAACCCTTTAGTTTATTGTAATGTAGAAATATTATATGATTACTGAAGGCAAATACTGTTGTTCATTtgcaaattagctagctagcatgcccAATGAAATGTGACACTTCCCCTTGTGAGTGTTGCAGCTGACTTGGCTCACTCAAGATAACATGCTACGGATCAATTAAATATGTCTGGTTTAGACACAaaagattagctagctagctagtaatgcAGTACTATAAAGCTGTAATTTACAATCAACAATGTAGTTATGAACACAAGTGGTCAGATTTTCATTTTGTGAAAAAGTAATGAAGCTAACGTTTTGTCTATTCATAATGAGGTTCACACTTTTATCGCCTATGTATTTTGCTTGCATTGATAGTGGTTATTACCTTGccaaaatgtacagtaccagtcaaaagtttggacacacctactcattcaagggtttttatttattaatataatagttaaatgccaagtgtgcaaagctgtcatcaaggcaaagggtggctactttgaagaatctcaaatataaaatatattttgatttgttgaacacttctttggttagtacatgattccatatgtgttatttcatagttttgatgtcttcactattattgtacaatgtagaaaatagtaaaaataaagaaaaaccctggaatgagtaggtgtgtccaaacttttgactggtactgtatatattaacactattgcagtcatttcagcagttcagatttattttgattttcggTAGCAAGCAATCAATATCATATAGCAAACTTGTTGAAAGCGAGAGGCAGCTTTGGTAATTTTTCAGTCCTTTTTGAACCGCATCCCATTTCTTGCCACTCGCCTTACTCCCTCAAAGATGTAAAAGCATTGGATAGGTGTAGATTAAATGTATACCAATACAGTGCTTTTACATCTTTGAGGGTTGTGTGAACGAGTGCACAGGCAAGAAGGGATGTGAATTTAGCCTGACGGCTCAAACTAAATTCTTCCTCTACTCTGTCGTTCACCACATattttagtctgagactgccgtCATTGAAGTTGTTTGTGGTGAGGAGAGGCACGGGGGGCATTGTACAAAACTAAGTAATCAGCGATtgaaccaatcagagtatcaaagccaatgacgaatTTACCCGTGTGTGTTCTAGCTCTGGCTCAACCCATCCGTTTTTGGACCAATCAGACGCCCCGAATTTGTTCGCATTCGGTGAAGGGtcgggaggtactcagatccagacttactgagtatggttacatgcacacaataatgtgattattgtggatagtcagattaatataatagttcaattaaaacgtttacatgctttgcatgaagaacgatttccctaataatcctgtttacatggacacgtctgaaatcaggctacctgatggcactcAGATAAATGCAGCaaatcggcaatcaaaataaacattctaccacagccagcatgttatttttgggaagcatatttgattctgaattcggacatacagtgagggaaaaaagtatttgatcccctgctgattttgtacgtttgcccactgacaaagacatgatcagtctataattttaatggtaggtttatttgaacagtgagagacagaataacaaacaaaaaaatccagaaaatgcatgtcaaaaatgttatgaattgatttgcattttaatgagggaaataagtatttgacccctctgcaaaacatgacttagtacttggtggcaaaacccttgttggcaatcacagaggtcagacgtttcttgtagttggccaccaggtttgcacacatctcaggagggattttgtcccactcctctttgcagatcttctccgtcattaaggtttcgaggctgacgtttggcaactcgaaccttcagctccctccacagattttctatgggattaaggtctggagactggcaaggccactccaggaccttaatgtgctcttcttgagccactcctttgttgccttggccgtgtgttttgggtcattgtcatgctggaatacccatccacgacccattttcaatgccctggatgagggaaggaggttttcacccaagatttgacgggtacatggccccgtccatcgtccctttgatgcggtgaagttgtcctgtccccttaccagaaaaacacctccaaagcataatgtttccacctccatgtttgacggtggggatggtgttcttggggtcataggcagcattcctcctccttcaaacacggagagttgagttgatggcaaagagctcgattttggtctcatctgaccacaacactttcacccagttctcctctgaatcattcagatgttcattggcaaacttcagacgggcctgtatatgtgctttcttgagcagggggaccttgcgggcactgcaggatttcagtccttcacggcgtagtgtgttaccaattgttttcttggtgactatggtcccggctgccttgagataattgacaagatcctcccgtgtagttctgggctgattcctcactgttctcatgatcattgcaattccacaaggtgagatcttgcatggagccccaggccgagggagattgacagttattttgtgtttcttccatttgcgaataatcgcaccaactgttgtcaccttctcaccaagctgttggcgatggtcttgtagcccattccagccttgtgtaggtctacaatcttgtccctgacatcctcggagagctctttggtcttggccatggtggagagtttggaatctgattgattgtttgcttctgtggacaggtgtcttttatacaggtaacaaactgagattaggagcactccctttaagagtgtgctcctaatctcagctcgttacctgtataaaagacacctaagagccagaaatccttctgattgagagggggtcaaatacttattgccctcattaaaatgcaaatcaatttataacatttttgacatgcgtttttctggatttttttgttgttattctgtctctcactgttcaaataaaactaccattaaaatgattgactgatcatgtctttgtcagtgggcaaatgtacaaaatcagcaggggatcaaatacttttttccctcactgtagaaagtTTGTATTTGAAAACGACTTCTAAAAGgcatacattcagttgttccgaactcacttcacttgcACTAATGAGGGAGGCTCGCTCAGCTGGTGCTAGCACATGTGCAGATCAAATACGACGCTGGAATGCCGATTAAGGtctttacatgtcctaataattcgaaagattgctcagaaaatcaggtgttttaatcggtgtatgcttacttcgattgACCTTACTTCGATTATGAGTAAGGTGTTAAAATGAGTACATTTACATGCACAGtaataatttgatattaaactgattatggcagaaggctgagtatggcattagtcatgtaaacaccttactctgcttatcttaatcggcataaggtcaaaatcgaagtaagcGTCGATGTTGATTAAAACACCTTGTTTTCTTGCAAAGCAGgtaaatgtttttaaataactattatattaacctgactatccacaataatcgcatTATTGTATGCATGTAACAGTGCTTGATGACTATTGCATTATCTGCCTATTgacataatcagtttaatatcgaattattacTGTACATGTAAACGTACTTAATGAGGGAGTTATTTTACGCTGGCCTGGGTTGAACCGGGCAAAGGCCCTTCGCATCATCGCCGAAAGCGGACACTAATCTATGCCCGCTTGGTCATTTTgccaacaaggcagcatggtgcatccaCCAGAAACATACATCTCTTTTCCATGAAATAAATGTTTGCATTTTcgaactagttttcattgggaaggcagataaaacGTTTTTATCAAaggcaatcacttttgcatgggaaaacacagaatcctactcttTACTACACATGCTTTAATtatgtcacttttgttttgagccgacttcgccgtcGGACTGAGCTGGGCACTTGGCTCACACCCAGGAGGCAGCCTGGTTCCAAATCAAATGCAATCAATTTTCAGCCAGTGCAAAACACGCCTACACGGACCCCCGGGTGAGATTAATCGAGCCCcctcattgcggagaagaaacttAACATTCGCGGGCatggcgtagcgtttggccggCGCAAGGAGTGTGGTAGCCGGGCAAGTGCGAATTGGGATCGGGCCCCTGTCATCCTACAGCCTAGCACACAGCACATCAGTCATCAATCATCTTTGAAGTTGACAGCTGACTCCTCAGATAAATAACGATGTTTCTCGTTGTTTGATTTAGCTCATTAGTTCTCATTACTATGAGCAAAGTTGCCAGTATACTCTGAATTACTGGCaatcaattattattttatgagtGGTCCCAACGATGGTCAACAAAGTGAGGAATCCATTCCAGTCACCTCATCATGGAGAGATGGCGAGATCATCTTCAACTAGGAGCAAGCAAGGTAAGCTCGCTAGCTAAGCTAACTAGTTAAGTACACAACTGCATTAGCTAGCCAGACTTTATAACTATCAGCACTACTTTGTGTTAGCCTAAATGTTTCACCGACTAGGCTATTTCACAAGCCATGGTATTTCTATCTCTCCTGTCTCCCAcaaaacaagctagctaacaagtGAATGTTAattcattgagagagagagaaagatggatattcattagagacacacacatgtgaagagggagagagacccttctttatggatgtgtgtgtgtttaaaataTTTGGGTCTCCATGACTATTACATTTCTTGTGGACCCAAATAAAATAGTCTGATAAAGCACTGAAGCATGTTTTCCCCCCCCCCTCAGGGTAAGATGGTGAAGGGAATGGGCAGACTCATGGATCTGGTGGCCAGTGCTGGATCCAAGGGGGGTCATCACCATGGAGCACTCAGCtaaggtactgtgtgtgtgtgtgtgtgtcactgacaGTCTCTCCCTCTGACACACAAgcatagagagaaagacagaggacaTTAATGATCACATTCAATTAGAGTTATCAGTAAACTGTTATGAATGatgacctacagtaccagtcaaaaattgggacacctattcattccagtgtttttctttattttgactatattctacattctataataatagtgaagacatcaaaactatgaattaacacatatggaatcatgtagtaatctaaaaagtgttaaacaaatcaaaatatattttatatttcagattcttcaaagtagccaccctttgccttgatgacagctttgcacactcttggcattctctcaacccgcttcacctggaatgcttttctaacagtcttgaaggagttcccacatatgctgagcacttgttggctgcttttccttcactctgcgatccaactcatcccaaaccatctcaattgggttgaggttgggtgattgtggaggccaggtcatctgatgcagcactccatcactctccttcttggtcaaatagcccttacacagcctggaggtgtgttgggtcatt
This genomic window from Coregonus clupeaformis isolate EN_2021a unplaced genomic scaffold, ASM2061545v1 scaf3337, whole genome shotgun sequence contains:
- the LOC123489812 gene encoding zinc finger BED domain-containing protein 4-like, producing the protein MVAAIRLTRYEHMNCVAHMVQRSVTVSLADSGFVNALAKARKVVGHFKHSPANAAELQAQQVSLGKKQEPLIQDVPTRWNSTLEMVKRVSRNKEAVIAALDNQEHKLVLPTAAEWDKLQRLETLLEPCRYVTELLGGEAYVSCSVVLPSLCHLRLKMEACDEDPAYVVRFKTKFKEDLASRQEQLNNAWLQIATVLDPRFKDFEMPAQDRQGRGVDHT